The following proteins are encoded in a genomic region of Aptenodytes patagonicus chromosome 13, bAptPat1.pri.cur, whole genome shotgun sequence:
- the ERN2 gene encoding serine/threonine-protein kinase/endoribonuclease IRE2 — protein MGGPAAPLRPGLLRGLLLLLLPLLPPPPAQCLKGSAVTVPETLLFISTLDGNLHAVSKSTGDIKWTLKDDPILQVPVYMTEPAFLPDPNDGSLYILGGKNKEGLMKLPFTIPELVQSSPCRSSDGVLYTGKKQDTWFIVDPKSGEKQTTLSTEAWDGLCPSSPLLYIGRTQYVITMYDTKSRELRWNATFSDYSAPLCEESYHYKMAHFASSGDGLVVTLDKESGEVLWAQNYGSPVVGIYVWHQDSLRRVPHLNLAMETLRYLTFHSQDIHLLKWSYQSMKDFAATKTQLLPALYVGKYAASFYALTSLVHSSVALVPQGITLARIDGPTTDDVTMRESGECEITPSTDVKYPQGSITSLHNQWLLIGHHELPPVVHTTMLRAFPENLRKTTETIIPRAPPARTVFDDFLAPSGPEEPAVRSEGQFQPDPVPREQVEVYPEASTWDLVMAGIGTALLGGGVLFLLLTKLQKQHAVQQQQLEKQIQLLQQQQEMLLPGRVSVEGVPAEPGEPGLSQGSTLQLSKSSGPSARLKDLANGMVSLDPAVPAAAEDAEPDVIVVGKVSFNPKDVLGHGAGGTFVFRGQFDGRNVAVKRLLPEYFHLVDREVQLLRESDEHPHVVRYFCTEKDKQFHYIAIELCSATLQEYVESPSFDRRSLDPVSLLHQTMSGLAHLHSLSIVHRDLKPCNILISIPNHHGQIRAVISDFGLCKKLQGGRQSFSLRSGIPGTEGWIAPEVLQEAPKENPTCAVDIFSAGCVFYYVVSEGQHPFGDSLRRQANILSGSYQLSCLQEEAHDKLVARELIAAMISPEPQRRPSAPMVLVHPFFWSREKQLQFFQDVSDRVEKEPAEGPIVSALEAGGRSVVRTNWRMHISLPLQTDLRKFRTYKGGSVRDLLRAMRNKKHHYHELPADVRAALGSVPDGFVQYFTSRFPRLLLHTHGAMKVCARERLFHSYYCQGPGGDGK, from the exons atgggcggccccgccgcgccgctgcgcccgggGCTGCTccgggggctgctgctgctgctgctcccgctgctcccgccgcccccggcacAG TGCCTCAAAGGCAGTGCTGTGACTGTCCCAGAAACGCTGCTCTTCATATCCACTCTGGATGGAAACCTTCACGCAGTGAGTAAGAGCACAGGTGACATCAAGTGGACCCTGAAGGATG atCCTATTCTGCAGGTGCCGGTTTATATGACAGA acCAGCATTCCTTCCAGACCCCAATGATGGCAGCCTGTATAtcctgggaggaaaaaacaaagaaggcTTGATG AAGCTCCCGTTCACCATCCCGGAGCTGGTCCAGTCCTCGCCATGTCGCAGTTCGGACGGCGTGCTCTACACCG ggaAGAAGCAGGACACCTGGTTCATCGTGGACCCCAAGTCAGGAGAGAAGCAGACGACTCTCTCGACAGAGGCCTGGGATGGTCTGTGCCCGTCAAGTCCCCTGCTCTACATCGGCCGTACCC AGTACGTCATCACCATGTACGACACCAAGTCGCGGGAGCTGCGCTGGAACGCCACCTTTTCTGACTACTCGGCACCGCTCTGCGAGGAGTCCTACCACTACA AAATGGCACACTTCGCCTCGAGTGGGGACGGGCTGGTGGTGACGCTGGACAAAGAGAGCGGGGAGGTCCTGTGGGCGCAAAATTATGGCTCGCCCGTGGTCGGCATCTACGTGTGGCACCAGGACAGCCTCCGCCGTGTCCCCCACCTCAACCTGGCCATGGAGACCCTGCGCTACCTGACCTTCCACTCGCAGGACATCCACCTCCTCAAGTGGAGCTACCAGTCCATGAAGGATTTCGCTGCCACCAAGACCCAGCTGCT GCCAGCGCTCTACGTGGGGAAGTACGCGGCCAGCTTCTACGCCTTGACCTCCCTGGTCCACAGCAGCGTGGCTCTAGTG CCGCAGGGCATCACACTGGCCAGGATCGACGGCCCCACCACAGATGATGTGACCATGAGAGAGTCGGGGGAGTGTGAGATCACGCCCAGCACCGACGTCAAGTACCCGCAGGGCAGCATCACCTCGCTCCACAACCAGTGGCTCCTAATAG GGCACCACGAGCTGCCTCCTGTGGTCCACACTACGATGCTACGAGCCTTCCCGGAGAACCTGAGGAAGACAACAGAAACCATCATCCCCAGGGCTCCTCCTGCCAGGACCGTGTTCGACGAC TTTCTGGCCCCGAGTGGCCCGGAGGAGCCGGCTGTCCGCAGCGAGGGGCAGTTCCAGCCAGACCCCGTGCCAAGGGAGCAGGTGGAGGTCTACCCTGAGGCCAGCACCTGGGACCTGGTGATGGCTGGCATCGGCACGGCCCTGCTGGGCGGGGGAGTCCTGTTCCTCCTGCTCACG aaactgcagaagcagcatgcggtgcagcagcagcagctggagaagcaaattcagctcctgcagcagcagcaagagatgCTGCTCCCGGGCCGGGTCTCTGTGGAGGGTGTCCCTGCAGAGCccggggagccagggctgagccAGGGAAGCACGTTGCAGCTTTCGAAGAGCTCCGGCCCCTCAGCCCGCCTGAAGGACCTGGCTAATGGGATGGTCAGCCTGGATCCGGCTGTCCCAGCGGCTGCTGAAG ATGCAGAACCAGACGTGATTGTAGTTGGGAAAGTTTCTTTTAACCCCAAGGACGTGCTGGGCCACGGAGCTGGAGGAACCTTTGTCTTCAG GGGACAGTTTGATGGCCGGAACGTGGCTGTGAAGCGCCTCCTGCCCGAGTATTTCCATCTTGTGGATCGCGAGGTCCAACTGCTCCGGGAGTCGGATGAGCACCCCCACGTCGTCCGCTACTTCTGCACCGAGAAGGACAAGCAGTTCCACTACATCGCCATCGAGCTCTGCTCCGCCACACTGCAGGAG TACGTGGAAAGCCCCAGCTTCGATCGTCGCAGCCTGGACCCGGTGTCTCTGCTGCATCAGACCATGTCCGGGCTGGCCCACCTCCACTCCCTCAGCATCG TCCATCGTGACCTGAAGCCCTGTAACATCCTCATCTCCATCCCAAATCACCATGGGCAGATCCGAGCCGTCATCTCTGACTTTGGCCTCTGCAAGAAGCTTCAGGGGGGACGACAGAGCTTCAGCCTCCGCTCCGGGATCCCTGGCACCGAGGGCTGGATCGCGCCCGAGGTGCTGCAGGAGGCCCCGAAGGAGAACCCC ACATGTGCTGTGGACATCTTCTCAGCTGGCTGTGTCTTCTACTACGTGGTGTCAGAAGGGCAGCACCCGTTTGGGGACAGCTTGCGGCGACAGGCCAACATCTTGTCAGGCTCTTACCAGCTGAGCTGCCTGCAGGAAGAAGCTCACG ACAAGCTTGTTGCGCGAGAGCTGATTGCGGCGATGATCAGCCCCGAGCCCCAGCGCCGGCCCTCGGCCCCCATGGTCCTTGTGCACCCCTTTTTCTGGAGTCgggaaaagcagctgcagttCTTCCAG GACGTCAGCGACCGCGTTGAGAAGGAGCCTGCTGAGGGGCCCATTGTCTCGGCCCTGGAGGCAGGGGGACGGTCGGTGGTGAGGACCAACTGGAGGATGCACATCTCCCTCCCGCTGCAGACAG accTGAGGAAGTTCCGCACCTACAAGGGGGGCTCGGTGCGCGACCTCCTGCGGGCCATGAGGAACAAG AAGCATCACTACCACGAGCTGCCAGCCGACGTCCGTGCAGCCCTGGGCTCCGTCCCCGATGGCTTTGTGCAGTACTTCACCTCCCGCTTCCCCCGGCTGCTGCTGCACACGCATGGGGCCATGAAAGTCTGTGCCCGCGAGCGGCTCTTCCACTCCTACTACTGCCAGGGGCCAGGAGGCGACGGCAAGTGA